The Capra hircus breed San Clemente chromosome 2, ASM170441v1, whole genome shotgun sequence genome window below encodes:
- the LOC102179328 gene encoding cytochrome P450 27C1 isoform X2, which translates to MGSWQEYRDLRGRSTGLISAEGEQWLKMRSVLRQRILKPKDVAIFAGEINQVIADLIERIYFLKSQAGDGDTVTNINDLFFKYSMEGVATILYESRLGCLGNSIPQLTADYIEALALMFCTFKTSMYAGAIPRWLRLLIPKPWQEFCRSWDGLFKFSQIHVDNKLRDIRCQMERGERVRGGLLTYLFLSQELTLEEIYANMTEMLLAGVDTTSFTLSWAVYLLARHPEVQQALYREIVRNLGERHVPTAADVPKVPLVRALLKETLRLFPVLPGNGRVTQEDLIVGGYLIPRGTQLALCHYATSYEDANFPRAKEFRPERWLRQGNLRRVDNFGSIPFGYGVRSCIGRRIAELEIHLLVIQLLQHFEIKTSPWTKTVHAKTHGLLMPGEPIHVRFVNRK; encoded by the exons ATGGGGTCCTGGCAGGAGTATCGAGACCTGCGGGGCAGATCCACTGGCCTCATCTCTGC GGAGGGTGAACAGTGGCTCAAGATGAGAAGTGTGTTGAGACAAAGAATTCTGAAACCGAAAGATGTGGCCATTTTTGCAGGAGAAATCAACCAAGTTATTGCTGATTTAATTGAAAGAATCTACTTCCTCAAGAGCCAGGCGGGAGATGGAGATACAGTGACCAACATCAATGACCTTTTCTTCAAATACTCAATggaag GAGTGGCCACCATTCTTTATGAGAGTCGCCTGGGCTGCCTGGGCAACAGCATCCCGCAGTTGACCGCGGACTACATCGAGGCCCTGGCGCTCATGTTCTGCACGTTCAAGACCTCCATGTATGCTGGCGCCATCCCCAGGTGGCTCCGCCTGCTCATCCCCAAACCCTGGCAGGAATTCTGCAGGTCCTGGGATGGACTCTTCAAATTCA GCCAAATTCATGTTGACAACAAGCTGCGCGACATACGCTGCCAGATGGAAAGAGGGGAGAGAGTGAGAGGAGGGCTGCTCACCTACCTCTTCCTCAGCCAGGAACTGACCCTGGAGGAAATCTACGCCAACATGACTGAGATGCTGCTGGCCGGTGTAGACACG ACATCGTTCACCTTGTCCTGGGCAGTATATCTCCTCGCAAGGCACCCAGAAGTGCAGCAGGCCCTGTACCGGGAGATCGTGAGGAATCTGGGGGAAAGGCACGTTCCCACGGCCGCAGACGTCCCCAAAGTCCCGCTGGTCCGAGCTCTGCTTAAGGAAACCTTGAG GCTGTTTCCAGTGCTGCCGGGGAACGGCCGGGTCACCCAAGAGGACCTGATTGTTGGCGGGTATCTGATTCCCAGAGGC ACCCAGCTGGCCCTCTGCCACTATGCCACATCCTATGAGGACGCGAACTTCCCTCGGGCCAAGGAGTTCCGGCCTGAGCGCTGGCTGCGGCAAGGAAACCTGCGCAGGGTTGACAACTTCGGGTCCATCCCCTTCGGCTATGGGGTTCGAAGCTGCATCGGGCGGAGGATTGCAGAGCTGGAGATCCACCTGCTCGTGATCCAG
- the LOC102179328 gene encoding cytochrome P450 27C1 isoform X3 — translation MPGPRTLANLVEFFGKDGFSRIHEIQTESWWLRCSARRGLRPREPTWGPGRSIETCGADPLASSLREINQVIADLIERIYFLKSQAGDGDTVTNINDLFFKYSMEGVATILYESRLGCLGNSIPQLTADYIEALALMFCTFKTSMYAGAIPRWLRLLIPKPWQEFCRSWDGLFKFSQIHVDNKLRDIRCQMERGERVRGGLLTYLFLSQELTLEEIYANMTEMLLAGVDTTSFTLSWAVYLLARHPEVQQALYREIVRNLGERHVPTAADVPKVPLVRALLKETLRLFPVLPGNGRVTQEDLIVGGPSWPSATMPHPMRTRTSLGPRSSGLSAGCGKETCAGLTTSGPSPSAMGFEAASGGGLQSWRSTCS, via the exons ACCGAGAGCTGGTGGCTCAGGTGCTCCGCGCGGAGGGGGCTTCGCCCCAGAGAGCCAACATGGGGTCCTGGCAGGAGTATCGAGACCTGCGGGGCAGATCCACTGGCCTCATCTCTGC GAGAAATCAACCAAGTTATTGCTGATTTAATTGAAAGAATCTACTTCCTCAAGAGCCAGGCGGGAGATGGAGATACAGTGACCAACATCAATGACCTTTTCTTCAAATACTCAATggaag GAGTGGCCACCATTCTTTATGAGAGTCGCCTGGGCTGCCTGGGCAACAGCATCCCGCAGTTGACCGCGGACTACATCGAGGCCCTGGCGCTCATGTTCTGCACGTTCAAGACCTCCATGTATGCTGGCGCCATCCCCAGGTGGCTCCGCCTGCTCATCCCCAAACCCTGGCAGGAATTCTGCAGGTCCTGGGATGGACTCTTCAAATTCA GCCAAATTCATGTTGACAACAAGCTGCGCGACATACGCTGCCAGATGGAAAGAGGGGAGAGAGTGAGAGGAGGGCTGCTCACCTACCTCTTCCTCAGCCAGGAACTGACCCTGGAGGAAATCTACGCCAACATGACTGAGATGCTGCTGGCCGGTGTAGACACG ACATCGTTCACCTTGTCCTGGGCAGTATATCTCCTCGCAAGGCACCCAGAAGTGCAGCAGGCCCTGTACCGGGAGATCGTGAGGAATCTGGGGGAAAGGCACGTTCCCACGGCCGCAGACGTCCCCAAAGTCCCGCTGGTCCGAGCTCTGCTTAAGGAAACCTTGAG GCTGTTTCCAGTGCTGCCGGGGAACGGCCGGGTCACCCAAGAGGACCTGATTGTTGGCGG ACCCAGCTGGCCCTCTGCCACTATGCCACATCCTATGAGGACGCGAACTTCCCTCGGGCCAAGGAGTTCCGGCCTGAGCGCTGGCTGCGGCAAGGAAACCTGCGCAGGGTTGACAACTTCGGGTCCATCCCCTTCGGCTATGGGGTTCGAAGCTGCATCGGGCGGAGGATTGCAGAGCTGGAGATCCACCTGCTCGTGA